In Kitasatospora gansuensis, a genomic segment contains:
- a CDS encoding FadR/GntR family transcriptional regulator: MSSDGLQAAGRRSLVDETIEQLREQLSAGSWPVGGKIPTEHELAERLGVGRNTVREAIRVLAHAGMLVSRQGEGTFVRSTSDPASVLRGVQRSGVRDVLEVRAALETEAARLAALRHTPEDIARMRAALAREAEIIATEPERTGREATVEHDLEFHTAVVEAAHNPALTEVYRYFGASVRESMKASFGDHEMPEVVVATHQALVDAIESGDPELAEAACRSLLAEPIGAVEQLLAAIAARK; encoded by the coding sequence ATGAGCAGCGACGGACTGCAGGCCGCCGGGCGACGCTCCCTGGTGGACGAGACGATCGAGCAGCTGCGGGAGCAGCTGAGCGCCGGCAGCTGGCCGGTCGGCGGGAAGATCCCGACCGAGCACGAGCTGGCCGAGCGGCTCGGGGTGGGGCGCAACACCGTCCGGGAGGCGATCCGGGTGCTGGCGCACGCGGGGATGCTGGTCTCCCGGCAGGGCGAGGGCACCTTCGTCCGGAGCACCAGCGACCCGGCCTCGGTGCTGCGCGGTGTGCAGCGCTCGGGCGTCCGGGACGTCCTGGAGGTGCGGGCCGCGCTGGAGACCGAGGCGGCCCGGCTGGCCGCGCTCCGGCACACCCCCGAGGACATCGCCCGGATGCGGGCCGCACTGGCCCGGGAGGCCGAGATCATCGCCACCGAGCCCGAGCGGACCGGCCGGGAGGCCACCGTCGAGCACGACCTGGAGTTCCACACCGCCGTGGTGGAGGCCGCGCACAACCCCGCGCTGACCGAGGTGTACCGCTACTTCGGCGCCTCGGTGCGCGAGTCGATGAAGGCCTCGTTCGGTGACCACGAGATGCCCGAGGTGGTGGTGGCCACCCACCAGGCCCTGGTCGACGCGATCGAGAGCGGCGACCCGGAGCTGGCCGAGGCGGCCTGCCGGTCCCTGCTGGCCGAGCCGATCGGCGCCGTCGAGCAGCTGCTCGCCGCCATCGCCGCGCGGAAGTGA
- a CDS encoding sporulation protein — translation MVFKKLLGAFGVGGPTVDTVLATPSVQPGGLIQGQVNLVGGTQEAKISGITLTLVARVEIEHSEGESDGLASFARYSVSPPLILAAGERCSVPFAVPAPYETPVTSVAGQHLHGMSLGVRTEVEISGARDKGDVDPLGVEPLPLQRQVLEAFAALGFRFHSADLESGHIRGTGQSLPFYQEIEYLAGPQYAHLFKALELTFLAAADRVEVVLELDRRSSDVINHHVLDRSSAGQDLTAVVDGWIQQALAHGGHGHGSHGHGSGGALLAGAAVGVVGGLVLEEIMDEVVEEAFEEIFED, via the coding sequence ATGGTGTTCAAGAAGCTGCTCGGTGCGTTCGGCGTGGGTGGCCCCACCGTCGACACCGTGCTGGCCACCCCGTCGGTGCAGCCCGGCGGGCTGATCCAGGGGCAGGTCAACCTGGTCGGCGGCACCCAGGAGGCGAAGATCTCCGGCATCACGCTGACCCTGGTGGCCCGGGTGGAGATCGAGCACTCGGAGGGGGAGAGCGACGGTCTGGCCTCGTTCGCCCGGTACTCGGTCAGCCCGCCGCTGATCCTGGCCGCCGGTGAGCGGTGCTCGGTCCCGTTCGCCGTCCCGGCGCCGTACGAGACCCCGGTGACCTCGGTGGCCGGGCAGCACCTGCACGGCATGTCGCTCGGCGTCCGGACCGAGGTGGAGATCAGCGGGGCCCGGGACAAGGGCGACGTCGACCCGCTCGGGGTCGAGCCGCTGCCGCTCCAGCGCCAGGTGCTGGAGGCCTTCGCGGCGCTCGGCTTCCGCTTCCACAGCGCCGACCTGGAGTCCGGCCACATCCGGGGCACCGGGCAGAGTCTGCCGTTCTACCAGGAGATCGAGTACCTGGCCGGGCCGCAGTACGCGCACCTGTTCAAGGCCCTGGAGCTGACCTTCCTGGCCGCCGCGGACCGGGTCGAGGTGGTGCTCGAACTCGACCGCCGCAGCAGCGATGTGATCAACCATCACGTCCTCGACCGCAGCTCGGCCGGGCAGGACCTGACCGCCGTGGTGGACGGCTGGATCCAGCAGGCGCTGGCGCACGGCGGGCACGGACACGGCTCGCACGGGCACGGTTCCGGCGGTGCGCTGCTGGCCGGTGCGGCGGTGGGTGTGGTCGGCGGACTGGTGCTGGAGGAGATCATGGACGAGGTCGTCGAGGAAGCCTTCGAGGAGATCTTCGAGGACTGA
- a CDS encoding CynX/NimT family MFS transporter, which produces MSVTQAQPAVATTVRTRTKLAHPALLLFGIVLVALNMRASLAAISPLLGEIQRTFGLSATASGLITTVPVLFQGLGAPLTPRLTRRFGAEKVVLGAVLTLGAGILLRVLPNSFALYAGCVVIGIAIAVLNVSMPGLVKREFPGRAAAMTGVYSTSMLIGATLAAAVSVPLEKVFGGGWEGSLGAWSLLALVAALAWLPQVLRSRQERAAVAAAPAGRPIEGIWRNGLAWQVSAFMGISSLMVYTLIAWLPTILVDHGMARGEAGLVFAFSNLVQVAGAFLVPLIAGRMTRQRGLAVSMAALNATGVVILLLAPVSGAWVSATVLGLAQGGSLGLALAFLVLRTDSALGAAQLGGMSQAVGYLVAAAGPVGAGALHQLTGGWELPLALLLVMAAMAAAAGWGAGRNRVLR; this is translated from the coding sequence ATGTCGGTCACCCAGGCCCAGCCGGCCGTCGCCACCACGGTCCGTACCCGCACCAAGCTCGCGCACCCCGCTCTGCTGCTGTTCGGCATCGTGCTGGTCGCCCTCAACATGCGGGCCTCGCTGGCCGCCATCTCCCCGCTGCTCGGCGAGATCCAGCGCACCTTCGGCCTGTCCGCCACCGCGAGCGGCCTGATCACCACCGTGCCGGTGCTGTTCCAGGGTCTCGGCGCCCCGCTGACGCCCCGGCTGACCCGGCGGTTCGGCGCGGAGAAGGTGGTCCTGGGCGCGGTACTCACGCTCGGCGCGGGCATCCTGCTCCGGGTGTTGCCCAACTCCTTCGCGCTGTACGCCGGTTGCGTGGTGATCGGGATCGCCATCGCGGTGCTGAACGTCTCGATGCCGGGCCTGGTCAAGCGCGAGTTCCCCGGCCGGGCGGCCGCCATGACCGGCGTCTACTCCACCTCGATGCTGATCGGCGCGACGCTCGCGGCGGCCGTCTCGGTGCCACTGGAGAAGGTGTTCGGCGGCGGCTGGGAGGGCTCGCTCGGCGCCTGGTCGCTGCTCGCGCTGGTGGCGGCCCTGGCGTGGCTGCCGCAGGTGCTGAGGTCCCGTCAGGAGCGGGCGGCGGTCGCGGCGGCTCCGGCCGGACGACCGATCGAGGGGATCTGGCGGAACGGTCTCGCGTGGCAGGTGAGTGCCTTCATGGGCATCTCCTCGCTGATGGTCTACACGCTGATCGCCTGGCTGCCCACCATCCTGGTCGACCACGGCATGGCCAGGGGCGAGGCCGGTCTGGTCTTCGCGTTCAGCAACCTGGTGCAGGTGGCCGGCGCCTTCCTGGTCCCGCTGATCGCCGGCCGGATGACCCGTCAGCGCGGCCTCGCCGTCTCGATGGCCGCCCTGAACGCCACCGGCGTGGTGATCCTGCTGCTGGCGCCGGTCTCCGGCGCCTGGGTCTCCGCCACCGTGCTCGGCCTCGCCCAGGGCGGTTCGCTCGGGCTCGCGCTGGCCTTCCTGGTGCTGCGAACCGACTCCGCGCTCGGCGCCGCCCAGCTCGGCGGGATGTCCCAGGCGGTCGGCTACCTGGTCGCCGCGGCCGGGCCGGTCGGCGCGGGGGCGTTGCACCAGCTCACCGGGGGGTGGGAGCTGCCGTTGGCGCTGCTGCTGGTGATGGCCGCGATGGCCGCCGCCGCGGGCTGGGGGGCGGGGCGCAACCGCGTCCTGCGCTAG